The DNA region AGCAAACAGTAGATACACAGCAAACAGTAGATACACAGCAAACAGTAGATACACAGCAAACAGCAGATACACAGCAAACAGCAGATACACAGCAAACAGCAGATACACAGCAAGCAGCAGATACACAGCAAGCAGTAGATACACAGCAAGCAGTAGATACAACACAGCAAGCAGTAGATACAACACAGCAAGCAGTAGATACACAGCAGCAGGAAAACGATATTTCACTTGATAATCTTGACCATTTGTCTAAAGATGATGATTTCTCACAGCCACAATTTTACCTGGGTGCAGGAGTGGCCTTAACCCTGGGAGGGATCCCGGTTGTATCCGATTGGATAAAATCACAACCAGGTGCGTTGGAAGATATTGGTCTGACTGCTACAACCGGCATAATTCTTCCTGATACGCTAAATTCAGTCGAAGCAGATACTGCAAATCTTGTTTACAGAATCAGGGAAGAGACTGAACCATTCAATATGACAATTCCAATATCTTTGAATGGCTCCATGATTACCAAAAGAGGTATGAACAGCATTTCTCTACTCTTTTTTACCACTGGAAAAAATTTTCAATCTTCAGTATTCGCCGGATCAGATTCTTTATCACGTAATATAAACCTCAGACAATCGCTTCGCTTTACCTCATTTTCAGTAGAGATGGGTATCAGTAGAGAAATACCGGATCAATATTTTTCTATAGATGGCTTCGACAAAAATTACTTCACTTCAGTTATTGGCTTTAGTCCCTTTGCACGTTTATCAACTAGTTACAATATTTCTGATGTACCGGAGAACGATTTGCGCCTAAATGAAATCAGAGATTCTGTCATGCTGTATCAGAACGATATAACAGGGAATGGGATCGCCTTTTCCTGGAAGTTTGGATTAAGCACAATTCGGAGTTTTAGCAATAGTTCTGACTTAAAAATAGGACTCTACTACAGTGGTTCCTACTATTCAAGATTTAGAAATGGTGATGGTTATCTAAAAAATTCAGATATTAATACTTCAGCAGATAAAAAAGATGACAGGGTTTCATTTGTTTCTAATCGTTTTGAAATAAAGGTAACATTACTTAATCTTATGAACAGATTTAAATCGGAACCATAGAAAATGGATCTGTACAGTAACGAAATTGAGCAGGTATATAAGATATTAAGAAAAGAGTTCAAAAAACACAGAATGCCTGTGGTTGACCTGATTGAAGCCCAAACCAGTGATCCATTTAAAATCCTTATTTCAACCATTCTAAGCGCACGCACCCGTGATGAAACAACAGCAGCAGCATCAACGCGTCTCTTTGAACATGTAAATACCCCATCAGACCTTGAAACCCTCTCAGTACCGGAGATTGAAAGATTATATATCCTGTTGGGTTTTACAGAGAAAAAGCGGGATATTTGAAAAAGCTGCCTACGGTTCTCAAAGAGGAGTTTTCGGGTAAATTGCCTCAAACAGTAGATGAGTTGACAAAACTTCCCGGAGTCGGCAGAAAAACGGCTAATCTTGTCGTTGCAATTGCATTTAAGAAACCTGCTGTTTGTGTTGATATTCATGTACATCGAATTTTTAACAGACTTGGCTATCTTGTTTCCGAAACACCGCTCCAAACTGAGCGTAAACTCAGAGAACATCTTCCTTCCAAATACTGGATTACTTTTAACTCATTCTTCGTTTCATTTGGGCAGCACACCTGTACCCCTTTAAAGCCTAAATGTACAAGTTGCCCTGTGTTTAAGTATTGTAGCAGGGTTGGAGTTGAAAATTAATACATTAAGTTTTTATCAAACAACTGAGAGAGTTCAATTTTTCTGAATGGTTTACTAATACTATCTGTAAAACCATATTCTTTTGGATTTGCCATAATTGGATCTTCTGCATAACCACTCACAACAAATACCGGCGTTTTTTCACAGAGTTTTCTCACTTCCCTTATAGCCTCCTTACCTCCCATACCACCAGAGATAGTAAGATCAAAAATCATAGCTGTTATAGTACCTTTTTTATGTTGTTCACAAAAGTATTGAACAGCTTCATTTCCCCTTTCAAACATAACTGCTTCGTAGCCAAAAGAGAGTAACATTGCACCAATAATTTCTCGTATTTCGGGTTGATCCTCCAATACTACAACTGTTCCTTTTCCTTTATGCATCGTTGAAATATCCTTTTTGTCTGATTCTGAGTTTTTAAATTCCGCAGGAAGGTATATACAAAAAGTGCTGCCCTTCCCCATTTTCGATTCAACATCAATACAACCACCATGTTTATCACATATAGAGAAACATGTAGCCAACCCAAGGCCATGTCCCTGTGACTTTGTGGTAAAAAAAGGATCAAATATTCGATCCATAATTTCTTTAGGTATACCTATTCCATAATCTTTTATACTAATCTCCACATAATTACCCGAAGGAAGGATATTGTGTTCTTTATGTTTAATGGTTACATTTTTTGCCTTTACATCAATACTTCCACCATCAGGCATTGCTTGTCTTGCATTTATTACAATATTATCTATAACCTGACCAATTTGATCTTTATCAAAATTACACTGCCACAAATCATTTTCAATAGCACTGTTACAGGTAACAGATGAACCACTCAAGGAGAAATGTACTGTTTCCAGTAAAAACGGATTTAAATGATCAACTTTCTTAACCGGCTCACCACCTGTTGCGAATGTAAGTAATTGTTTCGTTAAAGCTTTTGTTCTATCAATGACACTCATGGATTTCTCTATATACTCCAGAGCACTTTTATTTTCAACCAATTCACTTGCCAGATCAAGATAACCAAAAACACCTCCAAGCAGGTTATTAAAATCGTGAGCGATACCTCCGGCAAGAATACCAAGAGAATTAAGTTTTGCTGCTCGTTGAATAGCATTCAATAATTTTTGTTTTTCGGTCATATCGCGAAAAACAAGAACCACACCAATAATTTTATCCTCTTTGTCTTTAATAGGAGCACCACTATCAGCTATTACCCTTCTCTCCCCATTTTTTGCTATAAGTACAGTATGATTTTCAAGCTCAACGATACGCTCTGTAGAGAGCACTTTGGTCACCGGGTCTTCAGATGATTTACCTGTAAATTCATTAACTATGTTAAAGACCTCGTTTAATTTTTTTCCCTTCGCATCCGCCTGATTCCAACCCGTAAGCTGTTCTGCAACTTTGTTCATAATCACTACTTTACCCTTTGTATCAGTAGTGATAACACCATCCCCAATACTGCGTAATGTAACAGATAAACGTTCTTTTTCGGAAAATAACGCGTGTTCAGCTTGCTTGCGTTTGGTAATCACCTCGGTATAAAGTATTATTCCACCGATTGAACCCTGAGTGTGATACCAAGGACGACACTCCCATTTAGTCCAATCCACTGAACCATCCAGTCTTTTAAATATCTCTTCATCACCATTTAACACCTCTCCACTCAAAGCTCGTTTATGAATACTACGCCACTTCTCAGGGATATCAGGAAACACATCATAATGATGCCGTCCAATAATATTTTCCGAATCTACGTTATAATCCTTTTTGAACCTGTTACTGACAAACTTAAACTTTAACTCTGTATCAAGTACTGCTATTGCATTTGGATCGTACTTAATTATATACTCCATCAAACTATGCCAGGCCCTGGTATTCTGTTCACTAATTTTTTGCGCTGTTATATCCTGTACTATTCCTGCCATTCGCTTATCTTTGCCACTGCTACGAGATTGTCCTGTGACTTTAATCCAACGCATCTTTCCATCAGCACGATAAATCCTACATTCAAAGCTCCAGTTTTCTTTATTTTTAAGGGTTCTTTTAAATCTCGAATCAACCATTTCTCTGTCTTCTGGATGTACATGGTTCAAAAAAAATTCATAATCCCACTCACTAAGTAACTCCTCATACCCAAAGATCTTATCATGCTGAAGTGTCCTGATTGTAGACTGATCTACTAAATTTATCTCCCATGCACCAATTTTGCTTGCGTATAAGGCAAACTCCATTCTTTGCCTGACTTCAAACAGATCATCCTCAATTCTCTTTTGATCTGTTACATTGCGACTGATTCCCAATATTCCTTTAATATTGTTATTTGCATCAAACAGAGGCAGTTTAATCGTATCAAAGTAGATTTGATTACCATTCACAGACAGCACATCAGAAACATGTACTACCTCACCACTCAATGCCTTCAGATCATCCTTTTCATAACCACGTATACCCTGTTCTTTGTCGCCCTTTACATATTTGGGATCCCACCCGTTTTCTATATCGGTTTTTCCAATCAGCTCTTCAGGTTTCTTGCCAAGAATGGTAGAAAATTTTTTGTTGCAAATGACAGTACGCAATTTTCTGTCTTTAACATAGATGTAGTCTTCTGATGAATCAATGATGTCTTTGAGAAGAAACTGATCATTATAACTCTTTTCATCTTTTAATTCATTACACAAGCATACAATGGTATTTTCACTTCCATAAGCCCTGGCAACTGACACTTCTACATTAAACATTGTGCCATTTTTTTTACGATGAAAAGTTTTATATTTATTGGCTTTGGATGATTCAACTCTACTTGAATCAAAGCAGTCTGTTGTAATAATATCTGAAGCTTTTAGTTGCAGAAATTCATCTCTACTGTATCCAGACATCCTGCAATACTTTTCATTAACATCAATTATGCTCAGCGTTTTTGAGTCATATGCCCAAAAACCATCGTTACACAGATCCAAGGCTGTGCGTAAATAATTGCTGCTGTTCAGATTTAATTTATCATTATCTAATATCATTGTCCCTATATTGCTCCAAAAAAAAGTAACAGGTTCCAGCTACAGGCAATACCCTGCTCAGTTTTCCCTTAAAGTATCCAATAAACGGGGATAATGTTCAAATTATTAGAACTTTTTTGGAGAAAAAAGTTTATGTCTTAATCACTAATCTCTCACGTTTTACATCAAAGTCACTGAGTTTGTTCTCAGGACATAAAAAGGACAAAAACTCAGAAGGTTTACAGGTGGCTGATGGCATAAGAGAAAGACGTGCTACCCAGAACCCAGGACCATTTTTAACATTACACGTTGCTTCAAGTATTAAGGGTCTTATATCCTTATACTTTATTTTGCCCTTTTTCTGGATTTCTACTATCAGTTCATCGCGTTCAAGAAGTAACTGCAATCGCTCCTTCATTATTTCCATCTCAATCTGTTCCAATGGAAAAAACGCATAGTCCGCAGCCTTGACCGTCGATGTCAGAGATACCTGTTTGGAATTAAACTGCTCATATTCAATTATTTTCAGGTCTTGAGGCAACCAGGCGTTTATTTTTTTTAAATCAAAGTTAAGTTCCGAGTGAAGTTCCATATCAAAAGCTTCAGCTTCACCGGTAACGGCAAGAGGAAGAGGTGGTCCAAATGAAATTTTGGGATGAGGATTAAATCCCTGAGAAAACGCCAGTGGCACCGATGCGGCCATAAGAGCCCTGTGAAAAACATTTACCATATCCAGATGACCAAGGTATTTCACTCTATCACCTTTGGAGTACATAACCCGGTAAAAATAACTGCTATTTTTATTAGTATCGTTAACAACAACAGTTTCAGTCCCGGAAGAGATGGTTGTATTTGCATCAGCATATTTGCTCTTAATCAAGTTATTACAAACTCCGCACATTGTACACTTTTCTGTACGACAGTCCTGAGTAGTAACCTGCTTTAACGCTTTCTCCCGTTCTTTAAGTAAAAACTTCTCACTTACACCAATATTTACCGCCTGCCAGGGAAGAGGCTGTTTACTATCTAAGGCGTCTGTGTAAATATGCAGGTTCATGTCAATTTCTTG from Chitinispirillales bacterium ANBcel5 includes:
- a CDS encoding PAS domain S-box protein; protein product: MILDNDKLNLNSSNYLRTALDLCNDGFWAYDSKTLSIIDVNEKYCRMSGYSRDEFLQLKASDIITTDCFDSSRVESSKANKYKTFHRKKNGTMFNVEVSVARAYGSENTIVCLCNELKDEKSYNDQFLLKDIIDSSEDYIYVKDRKLRTVICNKKFSTILGKKPEELIGKTDIENGWDPKYVKGDKEQGIRGYEKDDLKALSGEVVHVSDVLSVNGNQIYFDTIKLPLFDANNNIKGILGISRNVTDQKRIEDDLFEVRQRMEFALYASKIGAWEINLVDQSTIRTLQHDKIFGYEELLSEWDYEFFLNHVHPEDREMVDSRFKRTLKNKENWSFECRIYRADGKMRWIKVTGQSRSSGKDKRMAGIVQDITAQKISEQNTRAWHSLMEYIIKYDPNAIAVLDTELKFKFVSNRFKKDYNVDSENIIGRHHYDVFPDIPEKWRSIHKRALSGEVLNGDEEIFKRLDGSVDWTKWECRPWYHTQGSIGGIILYTEVITKRKQAEHALFSEKERLSVTLRSIGDGVITTDTKGKVVIMNKVAEQLTGWNQADAKGKKLNEVFNIVNEFTGKSSEDPVTKVLSTERIVELENHTVLIAKNGERRVIADSGAPIKDKEDKIIGVVLVFRDMTEKQKLLNAIQRAAKLNSLGILAGGIAHDFNNLLGGVFGYLDLASELVENKSALEYIEKSMSVIDRTKALTKQLLTFATGGEPVKKVDHLNPFLLETVHFSLSGSSVTCNSAIENDLWQCNFDKDQIGQVIDNIVINARQAMPDGGSIDVKAKNVTIKHKEHNILPSGNYVEISIKDYGIGIPKEIMDRIFDPFFTTKSQGHGLGLATCFSICDKHGGCIDVESKMGKGSTFCIYLPAEFKNSESDKKDISTMHKGKGTVVVLEDQPEIREIIGAMLLSFGYEAVMFERGNEAVQYFCEQHKKGTITAMIFDLTISGGMGGKEAIREVRKLCEKTPVFVVSGYAEDPIMANPKEYGFTDSISKPFRKIELSQLFDKNLMY